A window from Xiphophorus maculatus strain JP 163 A chromosome 17, X_maculatus-5.0-male, whole genome shotgun sequence encodes these proteins:
- the LOC102225740 gene encoding cytochrome c oxidase assembly factor 6 homolog, which yields MAAPNSAQRKACWDARDQLWQCLDDNNDKTQSCQQVQGDFEAKCPAQWVKYFTKRRDFLKYKEKMQTEGFTPAGGPQVNS from the exons ATGGCGGCTCCAAACTCAGCGCAGAGGAAGGCCTGCTGGGACGCCAGGGATCAACTCTGGCAATGTTTGGACGACAACAACGACAAGACTCAATCCTGCCAGCAGGTCCAGGGAGACTTCGAGGCCAAATGTCCAGCTCAGTGG GTGAAATATTTCACCAAGAGGAGAGACTTCCTGAAGTACAAAGAGAAGATGCAGACAGAAGGCTTCACACCTGCTGGAGGCCCACAAGTAAACTCCTAA